The Elaeis guineensis isolate ETL-2024a chromosome 12, EG11, whole genome shotgun sequence sequence GTTTAGAGATATAGTAGGTTTAGAGACATACTAAATATATCCTTCCTATATAAGGACTTATTAAATAAGTataattttaatacataaaatgCTCTCAATTTCTGCAAAAGGTATTAGTTTCAACATCTCCTACCTAACAAAACCATCATGACATGATATGTATGTCCTCTAATGGAACCAATAATGCCTAACAAATGAAGCTAGGAATTTACAAATAGGAGCCTAAATTTAAAACTTCATGAGCTACTTGTATTTATCACTCTACATATAACCAGCTCATTTGAGACTCATTTGTGATCATGGTCTTTATAGATTTTATAatacttttttccttctttttctttgataaaGTATTAGGCCATCTATAGTTTCTTTAGTCTTGTAAGTTGAGCTTAAGATATTTTGTTTGTGAACTAAAGTGTAtctctacttcttcttcttcttcttccttttggaGGAGAATCATCTAAAAGTGTATTAACAAGTTGTGCTCATAATTTTCCAAGAATCATATGCCTTTAATTATCGTATGAAGAGGTTCCTAAGATTCATCATTGGAGAATCTTTTATGCTTATGAAACTGCTAAAACTACTCTAAACATCTTAACCTCTTTTGTGTTGCTTCCATAAACAACTTCTATCATATCTGCATCTTTTTGCAAGCCCGCATTATTTTCTTTAGCTATTGAGAGAGTAAACAaaggaatttgattttttttccccaTCCATATTGATATACTGATATGAGATAATCTCCTCATCAAATCCACCTTGATGCAAAGCAAAGCAAATTAGCATCATGCAAAATTCTTGAAGGATATATATTCACCCTCAGCAATCAGGTTACTCCTTTTTCAATGAAGGAAAATACCCTACATGCCCAGATcaccaaaaaaaaggaaaaatcctATATGCTAGAGTACCTCCAATGACATCTTTGATAGGTTCAATGATTTCTTGGCTATTAATTTATAGAAATACTCTTGCATTAAGAATTCAGGAATTTCTTGACCAAAGATCCTTCAAATGTGGTGCTGTTGAATGGGCAAGTTCTACTACAATTGTTGTATATGAGgtaaaatcattttgaattttaattttgtgAGAACATCATTTTATTGCTTTTCATTAAACCTGTTATGAAAGTCATGTTTATATGAAAGAGAAAATAATTGACTTGTATGAAAACATCGTTCAATTACTTTCCATAAGCCAATTCTGGAAGAATGGCAATTCATAATACCTAAGAAGTAAGTTTTATGAAGTTGGTGAAAATTGAGGATTTCTGATAATTCATTTCCCTAGGACTCATATACAGttacatagttttttttttttttttggtagggaTATACAGTTACATAGTTACAAAACAGATTATGAATATTACAATTCCTATCTATAAAATACACCACTGGACTTCAACTATTGCATTCCACAAATTAACAGTCATTTTCTTCAGAGTCCTTGGAAATTTCAGAAATTAGAACGCCCCTATATGCACAGAAGCCATCTACTTCAGATTTCTTTTGAGTAACGGAGATGCTAACACAATGTGCACTTGTAGACTAATAATACCTGCATGCCAAATGAGCTGCATAGCCCTTTCAACCACTATGTCTGAGGGAAAGGTTAGACTGGCTTGTCCAAGCCTCCCTAAACCTCCTATATGGTCACATAATTGGTTGGTGCTTTCGTGCATAACTGCACATGAGGGCAATCTTGTCTCCATAACTAAACATTTACTAAGCAAACCATACTTCCTCTAAAAGCTGACAAATTCCATTCTTTTTTTCAAGTTTCCATTTTCTGAGATCAAACGATCTCTACACAACTATACTTCTTTTATACTAGGCCACATGACACCTTCCACTGGGTGATTAAGACTTTTTGTCAGCAACTCCCTCTAAAATTGATAGTTACTGACTATCACTCTTCTCCATTGTCATGAAAAGCATCATACAAGAACAAGAAGACCCACTTATTCACGCTTCTCATTTCTCTCGTCTAAAATCCCATATACATCTACtaccaaaaggaaaaaaaaaaaaaaagcaatcccATATAAATCTAGATCCTGTGCATAACTGCAATGAAGGGCAAACTTTTACATTGTTAGATAGCCCAACTTTTATAAGAGAGTCGATGACTGTCTTCTTTGTCTCTTAAAGAAAATGTAAAAAAGAGAAATTTTCCACATATACTGTATCCGAAATCCTTCATTAATCGTTGACATACCAAACTTTCTAATTGgtgtttgaattttaatttgttaGTAGTTATCTTTCCCTTTCCAAAGAAGTAGTCATCTTTTACTTTTCTAAAGTGACGATTGTTGACCATCTTCCCCTTCTCTCTCTGGAGAGGTGAAATTGGCAAAGCAGTTTCTCAAAGTTTCAGAGGTGAAAATTGTTGACAATCCATGAGATGTGAAAGGTCTAAATTCAGCACACATGGGAGCTGATAAAAACAGATTCTCAAAGTTTCAGAGCTTCAAAGAAACATTTTCATTACCCAATTTTGGAGCTACAGATTTCAGAATTCAAACAGAAAGTATGTATTCCGAGCCTTGTTTTCAGAGAATTTAGATTCAGAATTTTACCCCTATTCTCTAGACTTTCAGAGATTAGAGATAGTTTGAACAGGACTGTTACCGAGATCACTGATAATACTTCTGGAAACGTCTGTATTTCCTCCAATCAATATAAGATGTATACTCTCTATGAATGGAAGGTTACAGCCCTTTGTAACTGATAAACATACTTATAAATAAATAACAGAGGTTTAACCTCTTTTCCATCATAAAAGAAAGTTGGCAAAGCAGTGGAACCCATTGTTTGAAACAAACTTATTCTCCTTTAgttttcacataaaaaattaaaacaatAGTTTCTCCCATTCTAATGCCTTCAGGTAATCCTAACAAGTTTCTCTCTCTGTCTCCTGTGATGCAGAAACATGTTTTCTAATAAGCAGTCTATGGCCAAATATCCAAATGATTCTTTCAAAATAAAAGAATATGAGGCATGCAGCTTACATTGAAGGCGACAAATTTAAATGGACTCTCAGGCCTGAAAACTCCATTCTCAAGCCAGCGCTCTGGCCGAAAGTCCTCAGCATCTTCACCCCAGAGATAAGTCATCCTTCCCATAGCATAGGTGAGATAGTTTACTGCATCTCCTTTCTTAACTTTGAAACCGTCTGGGAGGACATCATCCTCATCTGAAATCTTCACATCCTGTTACAAAAGCAGTAAAAGAACAGACCATATTATTGCTCTAAATTATAAACAATGAACCAACAAAGGCTCATCAAAACATCTAGGTTTTCACTAATGGGTCAGACCACTGGGACAGCAGGGTAAAGCCGCAAAGTCTCAGCGAGTGCAGCATGGAGATAATGCATCCTGCCAATGACTTCTTCATTCAGGCAAGCTGAGAATTCCATGATGTCAGTTTTACCACCTTCAAATTTTGTAACCTCCCTGATTTCAATAGCAATCTTCTCCTGTAGCAGAGGATGCTTGCACATCATAAAGAAGAACCATGAGAGGGTGTTTGCGGAGGTGTCTTTCCCTGCTATTAGGAAATTGAGAATTATGTCCCTCAGGTATCGATCAGTCATGTTCTCCGGATCCTTCTCACTCGCCAATATAAATCTTGATAATATgtcttctttgcttttctataCATGCATCCAAGAAGGTTAAAAAATAGCAAGTATAATTCAGCATTCACCATAAAGTTCCAGAATGTGTATTTGTTTTCTAAGAGAATAATTGGAATATGCTTACAGTTTCTTGCCTGCTTTTCATCTGCTCCCTCTTGTGGTGAATCAGCTGGTACACAAAGTCATCAATCAATTTGAGGTTCCTCTTGAGCTGAGCCTCTAATCCAATGttcagaagcttcttgatttcCCAGAATAAATCAGCATACCGCCGGAACACAATGGAGTTAGAGTCGTCAAAAGCCTTGCTGAAGTGAACCCCAAACTCATTAGAGCCTGAGAGAGTGTCTAGCTCGACACCAAAACCCACTTTGAAGATCGAATCCAGAGTCAATCTCATCAGAAGATCCTGCAATGAAAACCAAAAGGATCAATTACCCAGAGAAACATACATGGCCGCCTTTCTATTATCTAAATGACAATGATCAAACCTGCACATCTATCATGGTTGCAGTGTTCACAGCATCTGAGATCTTTCTCACTAGCTTCGCTGCATTTTGTTGGAACACAACACTACTAGAGTCTCGAAGAACTTTGGTTGAGAACTCATAGCTTGCAAGCTTTCTTTGGTGGCGCCACTTCTTGCCATCCACTGCAAAGATTCCATCGCCAAAGAGATCCTTCATTATCTTATAATTGTACTGACCCTGTCAACATGTCACAGATTATGTAGGAAAGTTTTAAGTAATCAAAGAAAGAGGATCAGAATCAGAGGCAATATTAGAAGCAAGAACCTTGCTGTATTTGGAGAAGTTGGACTTGAGAATGTGCTCGATGTTAGCAGGATCGGCAGTAAAGATCTCACTGTGGGAAGGCCCGATCAGCCGAAAGGTTTGGTGCCTGCGGGCAATACTGGTTAGGAAATCGAAAAGCGTGTTGAAGTAGATGAGCTGATGGAAGATGGTGCCCGCAATGGGGGGTCTGTCAGTCTTCTGGATTGATTCCTTGATATAGAAgatggaaaaggaaatgatagaaGCCACAACATAGAGAATTATCGCTGCAAAAGCtatagagagaaaagagaaggtgAAGAAGCCAAGTGTTGCAGCGAACTGTAAGAGTTGAGAAGCCATGGGAGGGTACATGGTGAAGGAATCGGCAGAAAATCATTTGCGGATCTGTATCTCTATTAGACGGCTCAGAAACAACAAGAAGATGTATGTCGCCTTCACGCCTGACGCTCTGCATGACATCGACTGCCAGGCCTATTTTTCTATATCATCCGTAAATTTGACGCTGCGTCCATATTTCGAAGAAAAGGGAGGATGAAGACGgacgaaataaaaaaaaaaataataataataaaaaaaattctcttcttaaaaattttattgaataatcataaaaatttgattataatattgatcaagattttatttatAGGCTAAAAGTTCtgattcaataataaaaaaaaatcgaaataaaataaaataagaataaatCAAAACTAGACTCTATATCTGATTAGGACTCTAGCATGTTCTTGTTGACAACAGTTGAATTAGACTCCGAAATTTACAGTGATAGCTTTGTAGAGATCGAAAAGATTTTTACAGAATAGAATCATAATAACGATTTTGACATCGGATGAAAAAATTATGGCCATTGTAACTCGACAGTGTCGAATTAACAGGATCTAATACAATCAGCTAGATTTTTGATTCTTTCAAGTTCTGTCCCTTGAACTTAGGTACTGATCGGCTACGGCATCTGCATCAAAATTGTATAGCTGTTGGTATCTACTTCACCACCAGTTTGACATTGAAGTGGGAATAGGGAAGGGAAAGAGCCAATCCAATACGCTGCTGGTCTTGTCTGCACATACTCTTGCATATTCCCAGCTCAATTTGTCCCAACTAACATTCAGCAAAACAATAAAACAACATTATTTCTCAAAAGAACATTATAACAATGTCAATTTCAAAAGGAAGGGGCACAAGATCAGTCCTCAGCCCGTGGCAATGAAATAGGTGCCGGGCTGGGCTGCTTGGCCTCTTTCCTGGTCCATAAACATTGACAAACGATGCATCCACTTTCCACGAGGACAAGGAGAAACTAATGCAACAATATTTATATTTTCTGAATCTGGTACATTAATTCTTAAGAACCCATCATTCTGTATGAAATATAGAATTACAAATGCCAACAACAATTTTGAGATGTATCTTTGAAAGGCATAGACATTATCAGCCTTGTGCCTTTTGCCCATAATTGCAACGTAGCATCACAAGACATCTTAGATCATCACAATAAAAGTACAATACATAAAACTATAAACTGCAGGGAAACTTATTTGGCTTCTGGGATCACAATTATTGTTCTATGCACCATCAGATTCCATAGTTAAGGGTGGAACAGAACAATTAACAGGAAAGGGCACAACTTATGATAGATAAGGATGAAAGTCTTAATTTATTTGATGCTGGCCATGAAAATGTCTGAAATATGCCCTGCAGTGGCCTCTGAATTCTTTCCAAAGCCACTTGGCATATTCACTCTGTTGCATAAGCCTCAAAATTGTCTAGCAATATTGAACAACTGTTGAACCTTCTAATAAGCTCTTGAATAAATAAGATGGTAGTCTGATTATTTGACAGAAAGAAAGAATAAGGACATGATATTTCTACATTTTGAAAAACATGTGCACCCCTTTTTTAATTGGAAAAGATGCACTTTGAAATGAATTCCTATCAACTCTGACTTTGATGCAGCATATCTACTAAATCATTCACCATTCAGAGGACTTTTTACGTTCAGTATTGTCTTGATGCATCTCTAGATTATTGACAATGGTAACttttttattgaggataatttttgattttcacaacttgatttcattgatctccaATAGGAGTATTTATAGATTACAAGACCAGCTATTACAGCAATTACAAGAAAAAGGAACATCTTGATTACATACTCACTTAGGCCAAAGAACCAAAAGTAGAATTGCTAAATAAAGAGAAACCAAAAATAGGTGTGCAGgctaaatatgaatatatattgaCTTATTAAACATAGAGAGAAAACAAATAAGAGTATATGCCAAAAGTAGAGTGATGAGGTGGAATGAATATGTGCTGACACATTCCCTCAAGATGAAGAGTCAGGATCACGAATCTTCAACTTGTCCCTTAGGAACCTAAAACGTGAGGTACCCAAgggcttggtgagaatatcggcaagctgatcttgggtggagatgaaCTGAATAGATAATAGATGTCGTGCAACACGCTCACGaacgaaatgaaaatcaatttcgacaTACTTCGTGCGAGCATAGAAAATAGGATTGGCCGAGAGATAAAtggccccaatattgtcacaccatagaatGGGGGGGGGCCCATGTAAGGGATAGCCAAGTTCTTGAAACAATGACTCAAGCCAGATTAGTTCAGCTGATGCATCTGCTAAGGCCTTGTATTCAGATTCTGTGGATGATCGAGCAACTGTCTTCTGTTTACGAGATGTCCATGAAATAAAGTTGGGGCCAAAAAAAATTGCATAGCCCCTAGTGGAACGCCTATCAGTCCCACTATCTGCCCAATCTGCATTGGAGAAGGCTTGAAGAGAGCGAGAGGTTGATCTCTGAATTTGTAACCCATGATCAGCTGTAGCTTGAAGGTACCGTAAGATGCACTTGATCATAACCCAGTGATCAGAACTAGAAGActgcataaactgacatactttattcactgcaaagAAAATGTCAGGGCGtgtcaatgtaacatactgaagagcTCCAACAATGGAGCGATACTGTGTAGGGTCTGGATAAGGAGCACCCCCTGAATCAGAACCCTGTGTCATGGCCATTGGggtctgaacaggtttacaatcaaccatgTCTGCTTTTGAAAGAAGATCTCTAATATAGCGGgtttgagataataataatccGATAGAGTTTTGAACAGCctcaattcctaagaaaaaatgaagatcatCAAGATCCTTAATAGAGAATTCTGTAGTGAGCTGACGAAGAAGTAGAGAGACCTGACTGGAGTCATTGCTAGTTACCAAAATATTatcaacatagatgagcacatagaggacatgagagttcgtcctcaaaataaataatgaaggatcagtCTTGCTGGCAACAAATCCTAGTCTGAGAAGAAACTGGGAGAGACGGTGAAACCAGTCACagggtgcttgttttaacccatataaaaaTTTGTGAATATGACAGACATAATCTGGATGATCACGATCTTCAAATCCTAGAGGTTGTGATATGTAGACTTCCTCTGTCAGGTTGCCATGCAGAAAAACATTATGAACATCTAATTGCTTGATGGACCAACCTTGAGAGATGGCAATGCTTAGAACAGCCCAAATGGTGGTAGGTTTATTAATCGGACTAAATGTCTCATTGTAGTCAAGACCAAGCTGCTGGTGAAACCCTTTTGCAACTAGGCACGCTTTATAGTACTCGAGAGAGCCATCAACCTTTTCCTTGAtcctgtacacccatttacacccaactaAATTTTTTTGTTGAGATGAACGTGAAACAAGAGACCACGTACCATTACGAACTAAAGCATTAAACTTCTCAGTCATTGCAACATGCCACACAGAGTGTTTAGATGCCTGAGTATAACAAGTAGATTCTATGGTGAGGATAATGCTAGTGAGGGCGGATGGCTATTTGGGACAGGGTCGAAGCACCATAGAATGTGTACGGATGGGTTGGGTAGGTTGTTTAGAGGAGGTTGTGTCTTGCTGGAAACTTGTCATAGGGAAAGATATGGGAAGAGAGGGTTTTGCGGATAAGGGATTGCAATAAGGATCAGTAAGTAATTTGGTCCAAACAGGTACAGAGTCTGTAGTACTAGAGGGGATGGAAGGGAGAATGGCCATGGGAGGAGGTGCTGGGGCAGATCGAGACATGGGGGATGCAACCGATGGTGAGGTGGACAATTGGAGCAAAGGAGATGGAGGAATGGATggtggagggttggcctcttgtaGAGGTCAAAATGATGTAACACCCCATGGCAGGGAAGAGGGAGATGGTGGTGGTGGACAATCCAATAGAGAGTGAGATTGAAAAGGAAAGATAGATTCGTCAAAGCGAACATGCCTAGCGATATATGTACGATTTATTTTCACATCAAGACATCGATAGACACTATGAGAGGGACTATAGCCGAGAAACACACGGTTGAGAGCGGTACTTCATTTTATGATAATTGTAAAGACGAAGAAAGGAAAAGCATAGACATCCAAAAATTCGTAGGAAGGCATAGGATGGTGGTTTATTGTAAACGAGTTCGAAGGGGGACACACCACTAGAGACTTTAGATgtcatcctattaatgagaaatACAGCCGTTTCAAAAGCATAGTGCCAGTACAACATGGGTATAGATGCATGAGCAAGAAGAGACAGACCAATTTTCATAATATGATGGTGACGATGTTCAATAGCCTCTTGCTGCTCATGGGTGTGGGGAGCTGCGATACGATGGGTAATGCCAATTTTACTAAAAAATTGAGGAAAAGAGCGAAACTTCCCTCCccagtcagtttggattgatttaatagtaTGAGAGAAATATCGTTCAACCAAAGCTTGAAATTGTAAGAAAATAGAGAACATATCAGATTGACACATTAATGGATAGAACTAAATATATTTATTGTGGTCATCAACAAAAATTACATAATAGCGATGtcctaacaaagatggagtaGGAAAAAGACTCTAAACATCACTATAAATGAGGTCTAATGAAAATTGACTACGACGATGGGATGGAGATAAGTGCAACTTACTGGACTTGTCTAACTGACACGAGGGACTAAAAGGAAGAAGATATGTAGACTTGCAGGGAAGATTATTGATTTTTATCGTGGAGCGAAGCAAGCGATAATGAGGATGGCCCAAATGGTTGTGCCAGCCATCAAGAGTGATGCTCTCGGCCATGTGAACAGATGCGGACAAAGAAGAAGTGCTGAAACggagagtgtataatcctccTTCACTCAGACCGGATAATACTGTGGTCTTGGTAGTTCGATCCTTCACAAAAAAATGATATggataaaattcaaaaaagacattATTATCTTTTGCAAACTGTTGCACGGAAAGTAAATTTTAGAAATAGAGGGAACGTGTAAGATATTAGAtaattgaaaagaaagagaaaagtgagGAGCAAAAAAAAGAACTATGACCAATATGTAATATATGTAATCTCTTACCATTGCATACATGCACCTGATCAGGACCAGTGTACTCAACATAGGAGGACATAGAATGAATGTCAGGAGTAACatggtgagatgctcctgtatcaGGGTACCAGGTGAGAGCGGTGGATGGGTGAGGGGTAGAGAGAAGTGGTGGATTAGGGTGATGGtgagatggatttggatttgggtATAGTGAATATGAAAAATTTGCATTGGATTGTGGTGAATATGGATAGGACTGCTGAGGACGATAGAAGCAGGTGGCATTAGAGTGATTGTTACGATTGCAAAAGAAACACCATTGAGAACCACGACCACCAGATGAACCAAAACGATCATGACCTCGACCAAACCTGCCACGCCCCCCACGACCTCGATTAAAGCCACGACCAATAGAGGGCCTAGAGTCACTAGAAGAATGGAGGGACCGTTGAGCGGTATTGACGATAGAATTGGTAGAAGGAGTAATATCAGCAATAGTTAATTTTCTGAATGCCCGTATGCTTTCATGGCTAAGTAATAGCCCATGAAGTTCAATAATGCATTCTGAATGCCCGCTGCATGTTAACAAGTCCATGTGGTCTTTAACATTTCCTCATCCTTAGTAATGCAAGTAATATGTGGACTGCGACCTACTGCTGATCCCATTCAACACCCACTCCATTTCGTTCATCAAGTTCTCAGGTGACCCCTTTACAGAAAACTCAAGCACCTGTCCATCAACTTCAATCATACAGCAACCGGATGCAGATTTCTTTATCCCATGATGTTTTATGAAAGATCAAACTTGCTTTACATCCTCAAACAAGTTAGCCTTTTGCACAGATATCCGATACAATTATATAGAAAGCATGGTTGAGAGGATCCAACCCGATCAAATAGCCAACCATTCTTTCTCCTACATCTACATTTTCATGTGTCCGACACTCACCAAGCAATGCCCCACAAAAATGAGTCTGGCTCCATGGGCATGCTTCTGATCAGCCTTTCAGCGTCTTTGGATAGCCCTGCAAGCAAATCAACCATGCAGGCATAATGTTGCAGCTGTACCTCAATTAATTTGACTTGTTTCTTTGCTCCAAGCCACCACCAGCCTTTTTCTACCGGGCTGGGGGCACAAGCACTTAGAAGTACACCAAAGTCACATAATTAGGCTCTCATGCTTTTCCATCTCCTCTGAAAGACTAAAAGCCTATTCTCCAAGCCCATGTATGGCAAATGCTGAGATCATCGCCATCCATGACAAAACATCCTTTTTGGACATTTCGTACCTCTCTGCACACACCCACATTTCCCATACATGACTATGAATGCAGTTCCAATCACAACATCAAACTCCAGCCTGTGCCTCTTCAAAAAACCATATACTCATTCTCCCTGGTCCAGAGATCCCAGCAAAGGAGTCGCTGCTATTACACTGGCAACGGCAGTTCTGTAAAGCAGCATCTCATGGAACAAAGTCAATGCCTCCCTCAAACGGCCACCCTGCACAAACCAGTAATGATAGAATTCCAAGTTATGACATTCCTATCCTTCATGTCCAGAATCAGACGCAGAGCCAAATCGAGCTCCACGCCCCTCAAATACCCTGTCAAAATCCAGTTCCAAGAGACTATATCTCTGTGGAGCATTTCGTCGAACGACCTCCGTGCGGAGTCGATGAATCCGCTGCCCCAGTACAAGCGGACCATGGAGTTTTCGATGAAGACGTCTAAATGGAGGCCCAACTTGGAGACTATGGCGTGGAGACTCTGGCCGGCGGCGGAGTCGAGACGGAGGGAGCAGTGCTTGAGGAAGGCGAAGGTGAGGTGGTCGGGGCGGACGCCAGCACCGAGCATTTGGGCGTAGAGGGAGAGGGGGTTGAGAGGGGAGGAGGGGATGGCGTGGGCGCCGATCATGGCGTTGTAGGTGGAGGGGGCCAGGGCGGAAGGCGGCGGGGGAGGTGGCGTAGAAGAAGAGAAGGCGGGAGAGGAGGAATACGACGGCGAGGGGATGGAGGTTGGGAGAAGAAATGGATTTGGCGGAGCTCGCGCACGCTTTGGCATCGC is a genomic window containing:
- the LOC105054700 gene encoding cytochrome P450 704C1-like isoform X2; the encoded protein is MYPPMASQLLQFAATLGFFTFSFLSIAFAAIILYVVASIISFSIFYIKESIQKTDRPPIAGTIFHQLIYFNTLFDFLTSIARRHQTFRLIGPSHSEIFTADPANIEHILKSNFSKYSKGQYNYKIMKDLFGDGIFAVDGKKWRHQRKLASYEFSTKVLRDSSSVVFQQNAAKLVRKISDAVNTATMIDVQDLLMRLTLDSIFKVGFGVELDTLSGSNEFGVHFSKAFDDSNSIVFRRYADLFWEIKKLLNIGLEAQLKRNLKLIDDFVYQLIHHKREQMKSRQETKSKEDILSRFILASEKDPENMTDRYLRDIILNFLIAGKDTSANTLSWFFFMMCKHPLLQEKIAIEIREVTKFEGGKTDIMEFSACLNEEVIGRMHYLHAALAETLRLYPAVPVDVKISDEDDVLPDGFKVKKGDAVNYLTYAMGRMTYLWGEDAEDFRPERWLENGVFRPESPFKFVAFNETERETC
- the LOC105054700 gene encoding cytochrome P450 704C1-like isoform X1 — encoded protein: MYPPMASQLLQFAATLGFFTFSFLSIAFAAIILYVVASIISFSIFYIKESIQKTDRPPIAGTIFHQLIYFNTLFDFLTSIARRHQTFRLIGPSHSEIFTADPANIEHILKSNFSKYSKGQYNYKIMKDLFGDGIFAVDGKKWRHQRKLASYEFSTKVLRDSSSVVFQQNAAKLVRKISDAVNTATMIDVQDLLMRLTLDSIFKVGFGVELDTLSGSNEFGVHFSKAFDDSNSIVFRRYADLFWEIKKLLNIGLEAQLKRNLKLIDDFVYQLIHHKREQMKSRQETKSKEDILSRFILASEKDPENMTDRYLRDIILNFLIAGKDTSANTLSWFFFMMCKHPLLQEKIAIEIREVTKFEGGKTDIMEFSACLNEEVIGRMHYLHAALAETLRLYPAVPVDVKISDEDDVLPDGFKVKKGDAVNYLTYAMGRMTYLWGEDAEDFRPERWLENGVFRPESPFKFVAFNAGPRICLGKEFAYRQMKILTAALLHFFKFKLDDESKTAAYRTMFTLHMDKGLPLLAYHRLN